DNA sequence from the Deinococcus aestuarii genome:
GGGACCGCACCTGGGCCGAGATGAGCGCCCTGATCGAGGAGGCCGCCGCCGAGCGCGTGGCCGTCGCCGGGGTGGCCGATGACTGAGCCGACTTCCACCTCCCAGGGTTTCGACTACCTCATCGTGGGGGCGGGCTTCGCGGGCAGCGTCCTCGCCGAGCGGCTGGCGCAGGGTGGCAAGCGCATCTTGATCGTCGACAAGCGGCCACACATCGGCGGCAACGCCTACGACTGCTACAACGACGACGGCATTCTGATCCACCCCTACGGCCCGCACATCTTCCACACCAATTCGCGGGAGGTGATCGACTACCTCTCGCGCTTCACGAAGTGGCGGCCCTACGAGCACCGCGTCCTGGCGAGCGTGGACGGCCAACTCCTGCCCATCCCGATCAACCTCGACACGGTGAACCGGCTCTACGGGCTGAACCTGACCTCCTTCCAGGTCGAGGAGTTCTTCGCCTCGGTGGCCGAGCAGGTGGAGCAGGTGCGGACCTCGGAAGACGTGGTGGTCAGCAAGGTGGGGCGCGACCTCTACAACAAGTTCTTCCGGGGCTACACCCGCAAGCAGTGGGACCTCGACCCCAGCGAACTCGACGCCTCGGTGACGGCGCGGGTGCCGACGCGGACGAACCGCGACGACCGCTACTTCGCCGATACCTATCAGATGATGCCGCTGCACGGCTACACCCGGATGTTCGAGAACATGCTCGCGCACCCGAACATCAAGGTGATGCTGAACACCGACTACCGGGAGATCGCGGACTTCATCCCCTACGGCCACATGATCTACACGGGGCCGGTGGACGCCTTTTTCGACTACTGCTACGGCAAGCTGCCCTACCGCAGCCTGGAGTTCGTCCACGAGACGCACGCCGTAGAGCAGTTCCAGGCGGTCGGCACGGTGAACTACCCCAACGACTACGCCTACACCCGCATCAGCGAGTTCAAGCACATCACCGGGCAGCAGCACCGCCACACCAGCGTCGTATACGAGCTGCCGCGCGCCGAGGGCGATCCGTACTACCCGATCCCCCGCCCCGCGAACCAGGAACTCTACAAGCGGTACGCCGCGCTGGCCGAGGAGCGCCCTGACGTGACCTTCGTGGGCCGCCTCGCCACCTACCGCTACTACAACATGGACCAGGTGGTCGCCCAGGCGCTGACGACCTACAGGAAGCTCACGGCGGCCACGCCCGAGCCCGAAGTTCAGCCGGTCGGCTGAGCGCGAACAGGGAGAGCCCGCCCGGAGAGCCGACGCGCCGGGCGGGCTCCTCTTGTCTGGCTCAGTTGAACATCCGCCGCAGGTCCGCCGTGTACTTCGCCAGCTCGTGCGGCGGGGCGAACTTCTCGGCGGCGCGCAGCCGCAGCTCCAGCACCTCCGGCTCGTGCGGGTCGATCCTGAGGTACTGGTTGGCGAGGAGGACCACCCGGCGGTGGTCGCCCTCGGCCTGGACCCGCTCCATCTGGCGGCGCAGCTCCAGCGTGAGGGCCAGCAGCGCCTCCTCGCGCAGGCCCTCGGCCCACTCGCTGTCCTCCAGCTCGGGGAGGAAGGGGCCCCGGTAGAGCGCCAGCGCCCGCGCCGTCTCCCCCCGCGCCAGGGCCTCGCGCAGTCCGTGCAGGTCGAGGTCCACATGCACGTCGCGGCCCAGGCTGTAGCGCGGCGCCTGGTGCGGTCCCTCGAAGCGGACGATCTGGGCGCCCAAGCGGTCGCGCAGCTCCTTGAGGCACTGGCGCATGTACGCGGCGCCGCTCTTG
Encoded proteins:
- the glf gene encoding UDP-galactopyranose mutase, whose amino-acid sequence is MTEPTSTSQGFDYLIVGAGFAGSVLAERLAQGGKRILIVDKRPHIGGNAYDCYNDDGILIHPYGPHIFHTNSREVIDYLSRFTKWRPYEHRVLASVDGQLLPIPINLDTVNRLYGLNLTSFQVEEFFASVAEQVEQVRTSEDVVVSKVGRDLYNKFFRGYTRKQWDLDPSELDASVTARVPTRTNRDDRYFADTYQMMPLHGYTRMFENMLAHPNIKVMLNTDYREIADFIPYGHMIYTGPVDAFFDYCYGKLPYRSLEFVHETHAVEQFQAVGTVNYPNDYAYTRISEFKHITGQQHRHTSVVYELPRAEGDPYYPIPRPANQELYKRYAALAEERPDVTFVGRLATYRYYNMDQVVAQALTTYRKLTAATPEPEVQPVG